In the genome of Bradyrhizobium sp. CB3481, the window GCATTAACCGACTTTGGCCGGTGCCAAACAGCGAAAAGGCGGCATCCGATCGCGCGGATACCGCCTTTGAGGCTGAAAAATCAGGGCTTTTTGACGGCTGGCGCTTTACCGCGCGGTAACTGCGTCTTCGAGCGTCTCGGCGACCTGCTCATGGACGAACTCGAGCGCAAAGCCTTCCTCGAGGTTTCGCACCACGCGGGATTGGACTTTGCCGAGCATGACCAGGGATTTCAGGGGCGGGCGGTTCTCCGCGGCGATCGCGGCGCCCGACAGCGACAGGTCGATGATGCGGCAGGTCATCTTGCTGCCGTCCTCGAGGGTCAGGAGCGCGATCGGGTTGCGCGGCACGATACGGTCGTGGCGGCGGTCTTCCGGCAGGTTGAGGATATCGCGGTTGGCGAGCCAGGTGAGCTGGGCGGCCAGCTTGTCGCGCTTGCGCGCGGTCGCCCCGACCGTCATGGCAAAGCCGTTGTCGATGATGCGGGTGATCTTGCCCTCGACGCGGCCGATATGGTCGAGATAGGCGATCACGCGGTCGCCGACATTGCCGATGCCCGGTGCCAGCAGCGCAAGGCCGCCCGGCGACATGTTAATAATCTGGCAAGGAAATTCACGGCGATCCGGCAGCATGTAGCGGCCGAGCAGGTGGACCTTGACGCGCTGAAAGCGCCGCCGCTCCTCTGCGGACGGGACCGTGCTTGTTTTCTTTTGCGCAAACGACATTCTTCGCCACCAGACAGCCGGTCTTTCGGCGTCGCCAAGACCCTAAGGCCGACAGGGTTAACGATGTGTTAGCAGCGGTTGCAGGAAGCGCTCAAGATTACGAGACGGACAATTTGGCGCGACCGCATGGCGTGCAAGCCACGATCGTCGCGATTACTTCTGCTCGAGCTGATTGAGATCCTGCTTGATCGTCTTCAGAAGCTGCTCCAGACGAGGAGATTGTTCTTCGCTGCGTTGTTTCGGTAGCATTACAATTACCTGCCGCGCCCGGTCGAACCGGGCCAAAGGCCAGCGAACGGAGGAAAAATGCCCGGAGTAAAGCGCGAGCGAGACGGCAAAGTCGGCATTCTGACA includes:
- a CDS encoding PilZ domain-containing protein, giving the protein MSFAQKKTSTVPSAEERRRFQRVKVHLLGRYMLPDRREFPCQIINMSPGGLALLAPGIGNVGDRVIAYLDHIGRVEGKITRIIDNGFAMTVGATARKRDKLAAQLTWLANRDILNLPEDRRHDRIVPRNPIALLTLEDGSKMTCRIIDLSLSGAAIAAENRPPLKSLVMLGKVQSRVVRNLEEGFALEFVHEQVAETLEDAVTAR